Genomic DNA from Solanum pennellii chromosome 3, SPENNV200:
tatgtgtattttgcGTATGAAAATGTCTGTGTTTCTTTgtatattgatttttgatgGAGATTGTGCCTTTTGAAGAGGAATCTGATGACATAAAGGAGCGCCTTTATCAGGAAGCTTTGGGTCAGCGTTCCAATCGATTGAAAGTGGCAGTTTCCTGTCACTCCTGCAGGTATTACACTCCTTCCCTATCTTGCCAAACTTTTTGCCATTGATGTTGCAACTTACAGTTTTTTTATAGCTCACTGTTTGATGAATTGACTGTCTGAGGTCTGAGAAAGTAAACTTTTGATATTCTGATGGCCCCTTGGCTTGCTGTTTGCTATGATCCTTTTGAATTTGAGTTTAAATGGGTTGGTTGTCTTGACCTAACGGAATGAACTTGATTACCCATCAAACTATTAGATCAAAAGGGGTCATACAATACATGTACatacaaaatcaaatttggAGAGTGGAATGGATGGACTCAAGCTAATAGGTTAAGAAGAATATATTagttttcacattttttaataatcaaaatacaaaaGGAGAGGAGATTAGGTTGTGTTTGGCGGTTGGGTTATTTGACGCATCTAGCCCAACATGTTCTGAACCAAGTAAACTTTAGGCGGGTTTGTTTTTGACCTGCCCAAGTTTGGCCTAACTCACACATCTCTCACCATTCACCTTTATAAGCTTGTGCTCGTGTGCCAATCAGTTGAAAATGATAATTTGTGAATGCTAATGCAGGCAAAAGAATTATTGTGATGAAGAAGATTGTAAACGTTGTGGTGATTTCGACATGGATCAACCTTGTTTAGGTTGGTCATACAAAGCACTTTTCCTTCCCGTACACTAATTTGCTGGCATACTGATGAGTCTAAAATTTCCCATACAGGCATGTCGGATTGTTCAATTTGTCATTCTAGCAATGGTCTTCTTTGCCGAGAATGTCTTAAGAATCGATATGGTGAATGTTAGGCAATAGATATGCATTTTAGAAACAATAAGTCAAAGCATAAAGCATTTGCCATGACTCACTAACCGTCACTATTTTGTTCTGTTTAATTTAACGCCTAACAATGGGAACTCTGTGAAATTGATCTTTGCTTTCTCAGTAATGAATGTCGATAAGAACTAATGCCATACAAATATGTGATAGAACTGGAGGAGGTGAGAGCTAACAAAGAATGGATATGTCCTCATTGCACTGAAGAAAAAGGCATCAAGCCGTATTGGTTCTGTAACCGGTACGCAGTGGTTATATAAACAGGTTTAGGTGATTGTGAAGTCAACTCATTTGGCTTTTTCTTGCTCATGGATCAATATCTTGTCGTAGGTCATCATGCCTAAAGAAGCGAAATATAGCTCTAACTGGGAACACATTAAAAGGTTTGCATGTCGTCACTAGTTTCACTTGAGGTTTTGTTCGTTCGTGTGTATCTGCTGTTTTATTAGTTTGCTCTGAGAATTTGTCTCATTTCTTGTTGGATCTTTGAACAAAGTAGCTAGACGGATGGGGTACAAATCAGTGGCACATATGTTTATGGATCAGCTTCAGGGAGCAGTGAAGGGTGGAGATGATAAGCTTTTTGGTTAATTCCAAACTTTCTGTGCGATGATAAGAGTAGAATTTGCTTTTGAATGTAAAAATGGAATGTGTTTTAATGGCATGGATCCTTATGTCTAAACATGTTTTGTACCCGATATGGTACGTATTCGGCTAATACAGATTTGCATTGTGTAATTGACCAGTCCATGTTCACGTTTCGTTATCCTTTTACGTAAATCATTACTCCAcatgtttttcattttaaaaaaactttatttcGATATTAAGGTTAAATTGTTTGATTTGGCTGAAATAATAGTAACAAAATAGATAGGGGTGTGCACTATTTGGATTAAACAGAAAATtcaaattgaattgaattttaatttgaattgcttttttgatttgatgttggattttataatttactttgtttgttttggattaacgaattatatatataaaccaCTTTTGTAACTTTTTAGTTATTGTCATTCCTTATGTTTTGATATCTATAATTGATATACTTTTAAGTACTCACTCTATCCACTTTTAATTGTAATCTTAcgcttttcaaaagtcaattatattaatttctaaagtcagattatattatattaatttaatattttaaacaaaaaaattagatattcaaaattGCAAATTGTATTTTACATTTTACTTGtgatttttagaaaatatatgtaaGAGATTTAATGTTATTACTTCTCATatctttagttatgtttttaattatttacgTAACcaaataatcaaatcaaattgaaaaaaatcaaacctAATCATATTTATTGTGATTCAGATTGAATTACACTGTATCgaaatcaaaaatataaaaactaaatGCAAAGCTAAAGATAGGTATTACTTATTACAAGCTTGgtggataaaataaaaaaggaaaaagaaaaaaagtaaaccATTTTTGTCCCTTGGAGAGGGGTTTTACTACCTTGCTTCTCTATTGTTCCTTCTCGGAACCAAACACCGGTCATTAACCTCTAGATTCCGGCCGGCGATGCCGGCTATCCATAACTCTAACTGGTTCTACACTGCTTCGAATATCAATACAAATTGTTCTTTCTCGACCTTCAGCTTCCCTAAAACCCTCACATTTTCAAACTCCTTATCTCATTCTCTCAAATTCGTCTCTCCTAACCCGTTCTTCGTTAACCGGAAACGACGCGGCTTTGTGACTGTTAATGCAGCTGCAAAGTCTTCCAGCTCCGACCTTTATTCAGTTCTTAATGTCAGTAGAAATGCAACGCTCCAAGAGATCAAAGCATCTTATCGCAAGCTTGCTCGCAAGGTATACTCATCTATTTGCTTAAGTTTTTTGCCTTTGTCATTTGttagttgttattattatattatttttctctagCGGCAACTGTTTTTTTGCTTCATAATCATTGTATTTACTTGAAAATAGTATCATCCTGATATGAATAAAGGGCCTGGAGCTGAAGAAAAATTTAAGGAGATTAGTGCTGCATATGAGGTAACTTCCACCTtcctttccctccaaaactttcctttggtatttttttttgttggggaaTTTTATGTCGAATTGGTAACATCATGAAATTTTGCATTACACTTAGCATCCTTAGTTTGGTAAAAATTagttttggtctttttctttcattgttTTCAATTTGATTACAAAGTGTATTTTTAGGTATTATCAGATGATGAGAAAAGGTCTTCATATGACCGTTTTGGTGAGGCAGGGTTGCGAGGAGAATATGATGTGCCGGGTGGTGGTCCACAGGGGGTAAGTACTGACCtttgtttaaattttcataatttttcatatatatttcaattttgttcATGGTGACTGATATCTGTCCTCACATGATTATCTGATCTCTTAGGTGGACCCTTTCGAAGTGTTTTCTGAGTATTTTGGCCAATCAAGTGCCTTTTTTGGAGGAAGCGGCGGATTGGGAGGCTTCAACTTTGATTTCAAGAATACCGGAAGGCAGAATCTTGATATTCGGTGAGTATCGAAGCCCATTTGCTTCTGAAACTATGTATCTGTATATCTGATCTTGGTGATATTAGGATATGTTTCATGTAGAAAACATACCGTTTTGAGGTGATGATTCCCATTGAGTTGTATCTTTCTCTGGGCAGTTTCTTCTTACTCTCCCCCACCCTAAATTGAGTATCTACCACTTCATTGTATGTAGTAATGTCCGTTGCTGAGGAGAGTTGTAGCTCTTATATACCACTGGGTGAAGATTTGTATAAGCTTCCATGGCTTCACCTGCATCAATGAAATTTAAGCAAGAAAATTGAGGAGAAGAAAATAGAATAACTTCTCCATCAGCTTTGGTTTGTTTTATGCGTGAAGTAATTAAGGCCGAGAggaaagagtttaattttatcTTCCTTCGTAGTCCGTCTTTTCCATTAGCTgaatatatattgatgatttttcttgtGTTTCAGTTATGACCTTGATTTGAGTTTTGAAGAGTCTATATTTGGAGGGCAGCGAGACATTGAAGTACCCTGTCTGGATGAATGTGATAGTTGTGACGGGACTGGTGCTAAATCTAGCAGTTGTGTTAAAGTCTGTTCTGACTGTGGCGGAAGAGGAGGAGTGGTGAAAACACAGAAAACGCCTTTTGGAATCATGTCTCAGGTATTTTCACATACTTGCATGAGAAATTAGTAATTGTCGAATGCCATTGTAGTCACTTCTTTTAttattcatcttctttttatCTTACAATCTAAACAGATTTCTTGTTTGAAATGCTATTTTGTATGTGTTCTTTTCCCCAATTTTTACCTCAAAATTTGCAAGCTTGTATCTTTTGTTGATGAATGGACATGATCACATGGGTGTTTTTGCTGAGGGGATTCACTGTATGAAGACTTTTAGACTTTGTTCTATGTACAGATTATTTGTTCTCTATCATTCCCTTTGTCTTAAAAGATAGTCCTACTTCCTTTTTAGCTCATTCCAAAATAGTGTCCACTTATCAAGGGACGAAAAATCCGAAATTTCCCTTTGTCCACTTATCCGAAATTCATTTGCTTTCAAGGGTATTATAATGATGCTTGAACCTAGCCTTCTTTTGGACACAAGCATTAATACCTTTCAATGCTTGTGCGCCATATTAAGATGATGTTTTCTTACTTGGCACAAAAGAGGGCTACTTTTTTGAACTTTATCACCACTGGTTTGTCAATTGTCATGACAAGTTTATTATGACCTTTGTACTATTTCTGGATTAACTCATATCATATGAGGTTACTGTCATTCACCTATGGCAAGTAATGCACACTACTGTTTGAAGATACTGGAACTTTCAAAGAAATACTATTTTTCTCTGATCACTAAATGGCTTATTTATTCTGctcaatgttttattttgtttaagcACAAAATAAAAGTTCTCTCTGCACATCCAACCTCTGTGTTATTTTGAACAACTTGCTGCTATCTACTATTTTGGTCTTCTGGTCCTTCTTAACTTGCTTTCTAGATGCTGATTCATGTTTTCAGGTATCTACATGCTTGAAATGTGGAGGTAATGGAAAGATAATTACTGATCATTGTCGAAAATGTGGTGGCCGTGGTCAAGTACAATCAAAACGAAGTATCAAAGTGGTTGTTCCACCTGGAGTTCATGATGGAGCCACGATGCAAGTTCGAGGAGAGGGTAACATTGACAAGAAAAGGTCACAGTTAATTAATATTCCTAGTTCATGTGATTTCATGTAGAAACTTAATGCTTTGAACAAAGGTAGTCAATCCACAAGAAAATCTGCAGCATatgcaatttgaatttttaGCTTCATTGAACAAATACATAGTATTATGACTGTAAGTACATGCTCCTCTGAGTCTAAGTACATGTTTGATTTGCCTGCTCTGCTCAAAATGTTGCCTCTGCTGCTTGTTATTAGTTATAGATATTGGTGTTATGTGGATACTTTCTAGGCTGGGTATTCTCTTCTTTCTGATTTGCTGATAGTGTTTTCTGCTTGATTCTGTGTTGTGAAACAAGTGCATTAGATCATGATAATGCAGCAGATATTGGTCCGAGTCACAAAATGAAGCATGTCATTGTAGCAGATATGtaattctttaagaaaaagtaaGAAGAAGTTGTTCAAAGGAACATGCGCTAAGGAGCTAGTTTAGTTGTTTAGTTTGCTAATATGCCCAAACTTCTTAAGGTTTTACCTCTCACCTAGGTTAGAAAGTGTGTGCAACTCAACCTTTTCTGTTCTTTCTCTTATTCTGTTTCTCTTTGCAACTTTTATGGTTCTTTTGGGGGGTGAGTTGGGTATTCAAATGACCTCAGAGAGATAGATTCGGAATTGCGGATATGTTTTTCTCCTTTTCACAATTATCTTCACATCTTGGCTTGGTCTTCTTTGCAGTAGTTTATCTGGTGACCTCTATTTGGTCATCCATGTTGAAGAAAAGCGTGGTATTTGGAGGGATGGTCTCAACCTGTACTCAAAGTTAGATGTTGATTTTACTGAGGCCATTCTGGGGACAGTTAAGAAGGTAATAAAAGCATTGCAAAAAGAGAATTGGTTTTATCTTTCAAAAAGGCACAATTTAAAGACAATTAAATTTGAAGTGATTGCTACAATTTATGATTCTCCTTTCAGTCGTTCCCTATATTTGTTTCCCTGCCCCCCCCCCCTACTTCCCCTAAACAACTCCCATTAATGACATTGTATGTTTCTGGcatttaatttaactttgaagtGCTTGTAGGTAGTTCCATGCAGGTATAATACCGACATTAGTTCTTAAAAGAATCACATCACCTCAATTATGACTTTTGGTGGTCTTTGTTGGACTCCTGCAGGTGACAACTGTAGATGGTACAAAAAATCTTCAGATTCCTCCTGGATCTCAACCTGGAGAGAAgattaaaatgtcaaaaatggGAGTGCCAGACATGAATAGATCTTCAGTGAGAGGAGATCATATTTTCCTGATAACTGTTCAGATCCCGAAGAATCTCAGGTTTGAATTTGTTGGTATAAGCTTTCGGATACATCCGGATTTCAATTTGATCAGTTTCGATTGTTTAAGTTGCCACTTCTGTTCCTATGTACAAGTTAAATGAGTTTTCTTTAGTGGTCTCATTGTCTTCTCCTAAAGTTATTTGTGAAAATCTCATTAACACGAGGTCTTATATGAGCCATCAATTCTTTTAAGTGATTAATCAACATAAGAACAACAATTTCGAGGTTGGCATGAAACTGCAATGTTCCCTGTGGTAAATGTGAAAAGTGGTTTAGCttatgatacaaaatatatacCTTAGCTTCTTCCTTAAAGGATTACATTGACTAAATTTGTTTAATCTAATCAATCAGGATTTATCTTATCTGAACAAAAAGGTATGAAGATGTTTTAATTTGTCAACATTCATGTTTCAAAGTCTTGAATTACCAACcttattttatgaagtaaaaaGGTAGTAGGTACACCCCGACCTCCCTGGGCCCACTTGTGGAATCACAGTGgggtatgttgttattgttgttgtttttgtaaaATAGTCTgaatttgttaattttcttgAGCAGGAGTAACATAGTTTCTCACTGAGCATCTTCACTATTTTTTGCTTTCATCTAAAATACTTTGCTGATGTGTGTTTGTTCAATAATGTGTGTTCCTTCTTCTATGTCAGTGATACAGAGCGCACCTTAGTTGAGAAGTTGGCTTCACTTAGAGCAACATCCAAACATCATTCAGTCTCATCTGGCAGTATGTCttcttattctttctttcttgtaAAGAGTCCGAAATCTTTGTTTGAGTAGAGGAATAATTTTGATAACCATATCACAAAACAGAAgaaattttttcatttagagAGTGTCGAAGGCAATGACCCAAGTGAATGTTACGTGAGAAACAATTATGAATACTGGTGTAAGGAGGTATGCAAAAAAGTGAACATACTAAACGTATTTTAATACTAACTTCTGGTTCTAGCGAAGCCTTTAGCTCTCTCTCTCATGTAATTTACTTACACCTCATCCACTCTTGAAAGGTAGACCGTTCTCCAAAACCCTCCCCTTAATCTTGTAGATTATTATTCTCTTCAACGAACAATCTTGTAGATAAACGGTGATGAATTATCAGAAGGAATTATGAGTGGCAAGCTTGAGTCAGTGTGGTCAACCATTTGAATCTGAAAATATGGAACCATGCTAGATTGAATCCTCTAGAAATATGTCAAATGTGCCATCAAGAAGTAAACTAGCCTCATTTTTTTAACACTCATGCAATGTGCCAAAGCATGCCATCAACCCTTACCTTTTATGTCGTTAGATGCATTTAAGTTGCCAAAGTAATTTATTCCTAGTATGTCACATTACACCATGTTCAttagtttcttcattttttaccttttaattttatcaaaaggGATACCAAGAAATAATCTGGATGGGAATGTTGCTTCTGCAGGTGAAAGGGGAGGTGTTGCACGTTTGTGGAAACCGATCAAAGACTTCCTGAGGTGCATTATGTGCCGCAATCATCTCAGTTTTTAAGATTATGCCAACTTatttttgaaaacttaattaGTTTCTCCTTATTACTCTGCTGATCTCATATTTATGAATCGACATtcatgaaaagaaagaagaaaacataaaagcaaCTAGATGAGAATCAAGTCCAGTTGAAGCTATCGAAACTTAAGAAGGAATATCAAAACCTATTCCACTCAGAGTTTTATAGAACATTTTGCATACCGAAAATTTACCCTTGTCTGTATTGT
This window encodes:
- the LOC107013647 gene encoding uncharacterized protein LOC107013647 isoform X1 encodes the protein MRVLAIENFKKIIKKFTFVQVYIIVADFHGGIVQARFASLGLQNILGVLRTKPEKRKHNKVDYSSAPLRRSNRSKGDSAPSSKKESDDIKERLYQEALGQRSNRLKVAVSCHSCRQKNYCDEEDCKRCGDFDMDQPCLGMSDCSICHSSNGLLCRECLKNRYELEEVRANKEWICPHCTEEKGIKPYWFCNRSSCLKKRNIALTGNTLKVARRMGYKSVAHMFMDQLQGAVKGGDDKLFG
- the LOC107013647 gene encoding uncharacterized protein LOC107013647 isoform X2; this encodes MRVLAIENFKKIIKKFTFVQVYIIVADFHGGIVQARFASLGLQNILGVLRTKPEKRKHNKVDYSSAPLRRSNRSKGDSAPSSKKESDDIKERLYQEALGQRSNRLKVAVSCHSCRQKNYCDEEDCKRCGDFDMDQPCLELEEVRANKEWICPHCTEEKGIKPYWFCNRSSCLKKRNIALTGNTLKVARRMGYKSVAHMFMDQLQGAVKGGDDKLFG
- the LOC107014433 gene encoding uncharacterized protein LOC107014433 isoform X2, producing the protein MPAIHNSNWFYTASNINTNCSFSTFSFPKTLTFSNSLSHSLKFVSPNPFFVNRKRRGFVTVNAAAKSSSSDLYSVLNVSRNATLQEIKASYRKLARKYHPDMNKGPGAEEKFKEISAAYEVLSDDEKRSSYDRFGEAGLRGEYDVPGGGPQGVDPFEVFSEYFGQSSAFFGGSGGLGGFNFDFKNTGRQNLDIRYDLDLSFEESIFGGQRDIEVPCLDECDSCDGTGAKSSSCVKVCSDCGGRGGVVKTQKTPFGIMSQVSTCLKCGGNGKIITDHCRKCGGRGQVQSKRSIKVVVPPGVHDGATMQVRGEGNIDKKSSLSGDLYLVIHVEEKRGIWRDGLNLYSKLDVDFTEAILGTVKKVTTVDGTKNLQIPPGSQPGEKIKMSKMGVPDMNRSSVRGDHIFLITVQIPKNLSDTERTLVEKLASLRATSKHHSVSSGSERGGVARLWKPIKDFLRSGRSGRKFASISAETTALQSLNRREIKEQ
- the LOC107014433 gene encoding uncharacterized protein LOC107014433 isoform X1 yields the protein MPAIHNSNWFYTASNINTNCSFSTFSFPKTLTFSNSLSHSLKFVSPNPFFVNRKRRGFVTVNAAAKSSSSDLYSVLNVSRNATLQEIKASYRKLARKYHPDMNKGPGAEEKFKEISAAYEVLSDDEKRSSYDRFGEAGLRGEYDVPGGGPQGVDPFEVFSEYFGQSSAFFGGSGGLGGFNFDFKNTGRQNLDIRYDLDLSFEESIFGGQRDIEVPCLDECDSCDGTGAKSSSCVKVCSDCGGRGGVVKTQKTPFGIMSQVSTCLKCGGNGKIITDHCRKCGGRGQVQSKRSIKVVVPPGVHDGATMQVRGEGNIDKKSSLSGDLYLVIHVEEKRGIWRDGLNLYSKLDVDFTEAILGTVKKVTTVDGTKNLQIPPGSQPGEKIKMSKMGVPDMNRSSVRGDHIFLITVQIPKNLSDTERTLVEKLASLRATSKHHSVSSGSERGGVARLWKPIKDFLRSGRSGRKFASISAETTALQSLNRRLPSFPLITSLSAVLLGICILAFVKVCYSKILLQKRSVKPNFVLHREIKEQ